From the Octadecabacter antarcticus 307 genome, one window contains:
- a CDS encoding TRAP transporter substrate-binding protein yields MKLTNLKTTVFVGVVAASALFASIANAQDYQWTFQTSAQAGDNFFPIEEEWAERVGAMSGGRIEITVVPVGTVVAHNETLDAVGAGILQGHITDPSYFSGKDPAFAMLGNLVGAWSEPQQMFNYMNYGGGNELFNELVNPYGLQFLGASATGVEAFLSTKPIYGVDDLAGIKMRAPEGMVQEVFAAAGASPVNLPGSEVYTSLEKGVIDAADYTVFSTNHAQGMHEFAQYPLYPGFHSMPVIEVSLNKEIFDTLPDDLKAILDVSVRDFAQDMVARLDAENAIAVAEATADPDITIINWSNEERSKFRAIAQTQWANWADRSEMAGKAYTSVSAYLIAAGLLIE; encoded by the coding sequence ATGAAACTTACTAATTTGAAGACGACAGTCTTTGTTGGCGTTGTTGCCGCGAGCGCATTGTTTGCAAGCATAGCTAACGCGCAAGACTATCAGTGGACGTTTCAAACATCCGCACAGGCAGGAGACAACTTCTTTCCTATTGAAGAAGAATGGGCCGAGCGCGTTGGAGCGATGTCAGGTGGTCGGATCGAAATTACAGTTGTCCCGGTTGGCACAGTTGTTGCCCACAACGAAACACTTGACGCTGTAGGAGCAGGCATTCTGCAGGGTCACATTACTGACCCGTCGTATTTTTCAGGTAAAGATCCTGCATTTGCAATGCTTGGCAACCTCGTTGGGGCATGGTCTGAACCACAGCAGATGTTCAATTATATGAACTATGGTGGCGGTAATGAGCTGTTTAACGAGCTCGTTAATCCATACGGCCTACAATTCTTAGGTGCATCAGCAACAGGCGTTGAGGCGTTCTTGTCAACCAAGCCAATCTACGGCGTTGATGACCTTGCAGGCATCAAGATGCGTGCTCCCGAAGGTATGGTTCAGGAAGTGTTTGCGGCCGCAGGGGCATCCCCAGTGAACTTACCGGGCTCTGAGGTATACACGTCTTTAGAAAAAGGCGTGATCGATGCGGCAGACTACACCGTGTTCTCGACGAACCACGCGCAGGGAATGCATGAATTTGCACAATACCCGCTCTACCCTGGGTTCCATTCGATGCCGGTAATTGAAGTATCCCTTAACAAGGAAATCTTCGACACGTTGCCAGACGATCTTAAGGCAATTCTTGACGTGTCAGTTCGCGACTTCGCGCAAGATATGGTTGCACGTCTTGACGCAGAAAACGCGATTGCTGTAGCAGAAGCCACCGCCGATCCAGACATCACGATCATCAACTGGTCTAACGAAGAGCGGTCTAAGTTTCGTGCGATTGCACAGACGCAGTGGGCAAACTGGGCTGACCGTTCCGAAATGGCAGGCAAGGCATATACGAGTGTCTCAGCTTATCTGATCGCAGCGGGATTACTGATCGAGTAA
- a CDS encoding TRAP transporter large permease subunit — protein MSQENSAMTAGEVEAQLEALKRAHEEDAAGPQTALDRKIVSFGGIFSFLFAIATIVSLYEIVMRYFFNAPTIWVHETVIALVAVCYLYGGIQCLAADKHIRIGLIYFGTSGGTRRLLDFVNGVLALFFAIAIAYAASTMVEKSWWTPQGDFRLERSGSAWNPITPALVKMGLFITAVVLAIQSLGHIWVAFKGTGYRQSEGEAASKYAIIGIAIVFGLLAIGGYVLFSQGRDLGIQTGSILLVTSIMVLILTGIPLAFVTGLIAIMFTIAWFGVSGVPLVSSRIYSFVNEYVLVAIPMFVLMASLLDRSGMARDLYDAMRLVAGRLKGGVAIQTLVAAIFLASISGIIGGEIVLLGLIALPQMLRLGYNRALAIGTVCAGGSLGTMIPPSIVLIVYGLTASVSIGDLFLATVVPGLMLATFYIIYIFVRCTLDPSMGPSIPQAELDMPLAEKLKKMRGVILPVGVAFTVLGSIYGGVASVTEAAAMGVVGVFISALVRGEVSWELISSSLKQTLETCGMIIWIGLGAAALVGVYNLMGGNRFIESAILDSGASPMVIILMMMGILIVLGLFMDWIGIALLTMPIFVPIIITLGMDPVWFGILFAMNMQVSYLTPPFGPAAFYLKSVAPSDMSLSEIFRALLPFIAIQIVALALVLFFPEIALWLPGWVKGN, from the coding sequence ATGTCACAAGAAAATTCAGCTATGACTGCTGGCGAAGTCGAGGCCCAGCTTGAGGCTCTCAAACGCGCCCACGAAGAAGATGCTGCTGGCCCACAAACTGCGTTGGACCGAAAAATTGTCTCGTTTGGCGGAATTTTTAGCTTTCTGTTCGCAATAGCGACGATCGTATCACTTTATGAAATTGTTATGCGGTATTTCTTTAATGCGCCAACAATTTGGGTGCATGAAACTGTGATTGCGTTGGTGGCCGTTTGTTACCTTTACGGTGGTATCCAGTGCCTGGCTGCAGATAAGCACATACGCATTGGCCTGATTTACTTTGGCACGAGTGGTGGCACGCGCCGTCTGCTTGATTTTGTGAACGGAGTGCTCGCCCTATTCTTTGCAATTGCCATTGCCTATGCAGCCTCAACGATGGTTGAAAAGTCATGGTGGACTCCGCAAGGTGATTTCCGCTTGGAGCGGTCTGGCTCAGCGTGGAACCCGATCACACCAGCACTGGTTAAAATGGGTCTATTTATCACAGCCGTTGTGTTGGCGATCCAGTCGCTGGGGCATATTTGGGTTGCTTTTAAAGGCACTGGCTACCGTCAATCTGAAGGTGAAGCTGCAAGTAAATACGCTATCATAGGTATCGCAATTGTATTCGGCCTCCTTGCTATAGGTGGCTACGTCTTGTTCAGCCAAGGGCGTGATTTGGGAATTCAAACCGGATCAATCCTGCTGGTAACCAGCATCATGGTGCTCATTCTAACTGGTATTCCGCTCGCATTTGTGACTGGCCTTATCGCAATAATGTTTACCATAGCATGGTTTGGTGTGTCTGGTGTGCCGCTGGTATCAAGCCGTATCTACTCGTTCGTGAATGAATACGTGCTTGTCGCAATTCCAATGTTTGTGTTGATGGCCTCCTTGCTAGATCGCTCTGGCATGGCACGTGATCTATACGACGCAATGCGCCTTGTAGCGGGGCGCCTTAAGGGCGGCGTCGCCATTCAAACCCTTGTAGCAGCTATTTTCCTTGCCTCCATCTCAGGTATTATTGGCGGAGAGATTGTTCTTCTTGGTTTGATCGCTTTGCCACAGATGCTTCGACTTGGCTATAATCGAGCGTTGGCTATCGGCACTGTTTGTGCGGGTGGATCGCTTGGGACAATGATCCCACCATCGATTGTCTTAATCGTTTATGGTTTAACAGCGAGTGTTTCCATCGGTGACCTGTTTCTAGCGACCGTTGTTCCAGGGCTTATGTTAGCTACCTTTTACATCATCTATATTTTTGTTCGATGCACTCTTGATCCCTCTATGGGGCCATCGATCCCACAAGCAGAACTCGACATGCCACTTGCTGAAAAGCTCAAAAAGATGCGTGGTGTGATTTTGCCTGTTGGTGTCGCATTCACTGTTCTTGGGTCAATTTACGGTGGTGTCGCTTCCGTAACAGAAGCGGCAGCTATGGGTGTTGTTGGGGTGTTTATCTCAGCATTGGTTCGTGGCGAGGTATCGTGGGAATTGATCAGTTCAAGCCTCAAGCAGACGCTTGAAACGTGCGGAATGATTATCTGGATTGGCCTAGGCGCAGCGGCGCTTGTTGGGGTTTATAACCTTATGGGTGGAAACCGCTTTATCGAAAGCGCAATTCTTGACAGCGGCGCATCACCAATGGTGATCATCCTGATGATGATGGGTATTTTGATTGTGCTTGGCCTATTCATGGACTGGATTGGTATCGCACTTTTGACGATGCCGATCTTCGTTCCTATCATCATTACACTTGGCATGGACCCTGTGTGGTTCGGCATTTTGTTTGCGATGAACATGCAGGTCAGCTATCTGACGCCACCGTTTGGTCCAGCAGCTTTCTATTTGAAGTCCGTGGCGCCAAGCGACATGAGCCTCTCTGAAATTTTTAGGGCTTTACTACCCTTCATTGCGATTCAGATCGTGGCACTCGCACTTGTGCTGTTCTTCCCAGAAATTGCGCTTTGGTTACCTGGTTGGGTAAAAGGAAATTGA
- a CDS encoding LacI family DNA-binding transcriptional regulator gives MNKNKTLIDVAAAAGVSKMTASRALRGSKDVSTESKDRVIAAAKKIGYFGNHLAASLSSARSDLVGVIVPSLTNIVFPQVMSGISDGLLGTGFQPAFGVTDYNLYREYELVGRMLSWRPAGMIITGMEQSDQTRKLLIEADIPIVQIMDTDGDAIDYVVGFSHQSAGAEMAEALFGAGRTRFGYIGCNLENDLRAKKRKQGFFDVLKRYDIAITTQLGGILSSVSEGRRLTQELLEQTPDLDCIYFSNDDVAFGGLCYCIEAGIAVPNSVALAGFNGLGLLEGFPGLIATSTTQRHDIGRASAGIITQSLQSPEQLKSRKLVMQPTINLGALQT, from the coding sequence ATGAATAAAAATAAAACTTTGATTGACGTTGCTGCAGCTGCTGGAGTCAGCAAAATGACTGCGTCACGCGCATTGCGGGGTAGCAAAGACGTTTCCACCGAGAGCAAAGACCGGGTTATTGCAGCTGCAAAAAAGATTGGATACTTTGGGAATCACCTTGCAGCATCACTGTCTAGTGCACGTTCTGACCTGGTTGGGGTCATCGTTCCCAGCCTCACAAACATCGTATTTCCACAAGTAATGTCAGGTATATCCGACGGACTGTTAGGAACAGGTTTTCAACCTGCATTTGGTGTCACTGACTACAATCTTTATCGTGAATATGAGCTTGTCGGACGGATGCTCTCTTGGCGACCTGCCGGCATGATTATTACGGGAATGGAACAATCAGACCAGACCCGTAAATTGCTCATTGAAGCTGATATTCCAATCGTGCAAATCATGGATACAGACGGCGATGCCATCGATTACGTTGTTGGATTTTCCCATCAATCGGCTGGTGCAGAAATGGCGGAGGCGCTTTTTGGTGCTGGCCGCACTCGCTTTGGTTACATCGGCTGCAATCTTGAAAATGATTTGCGCGCAAAGAAAAGAAAACAAGGGTTTTTTGACGTTTTGAAGCGTTATGATATCGCAATAACCACACAGTTGGGTGGCATTCTGTCCTCAGTAAGTGAGGGCCGCCGCTTGACCCAAGAACTGTTGGAACAGACCCCTGATCTTGACTGCATCTATTTCTCGAACGACGATGTCGCATTTGGCGGACTTTGCTATTGTATTGAGGCAGGAATTGCCGTCCCAAATAGTGTGGCACTGGCTGGGTTTAATGGCCTAGGCTTACTAGAAGGCTTTCCCGGCCTAATCGCCACGTCAACGACCCAAAGGCACGATATTGGCCGGGCTTCCGCAGGAATCATAACGCAATCACTTCAAAGCCCAGAACAATTGAAAAGTCGAAAGCTTGTAATGCAACCAACAATTAACTTGGGTGCATTACAAACATAA